The genomic stretch TGGAAGAGGTGGAGGCAGAGGACGAGGAGGTCGTCGTAGTCCATGACGTTCGCCGCTTCCTTTCGCTCCTTGAAGAGGCGCTGGAGGGAGGCGAGGGCGTCGTAACGCTCGACGAGCCAGGGCTGGTGGGCCTCCAGCGAGGCGGCGAGGCTTTTCCGGGTGTTGGCGGCCATCCCGAAGGCCTCGAGGACGACGTCGCCCTTGGGGAATTCCTTGTCCTTCGGGTCGATCCCGGCGTCGCCGTAGCAGGCGTTGAGGAGTTCCTTCGAGTCGTCCCGATCCATGATCGTGAAGTCGAGGCCGAAGCCGAGGAGGTTCGCGTGGCGGCGGAGGAGGCGGTTCGCGATGTGGTGGAAGGTGCCGCCCCACATCCGGCTGATGTCGTGCGGGAGGAGGTCGCCGACGCGGTGGAGCATTTCCTTCGCTGCCTTGTTCGTGAAGGTGGCGAGGAGGATGTTCTCCGGCTCGACGCCGTTCTCGATGAGGTAGGCGACGCGGTAGGTGAGGGTCCGGGTCTTGCCGGAGCCCGCGCCCGCGATGATGAGGAGGGGGCCGGGGGTGGCGGTGACGGCGGCGTACTGCTCCGCGTTCAGCTCCTTCGCGTAGTCGATCTGGTGGGAGGCGGGGCGGTGGGAGGGCGGGGTGTGGAGCGTGTATTCGTGCGCCATGGGGTTCCCCTTATTTCGCCTTCGCCCGGGTCCAGCGGAGCATGTTCCACTTCCCCTTCGCCTTCTTTTGATCGAGGCGGAACCCGGCCTTGGCGAAGGCCTTCTCCACGTCGGCGACCTGGTCCTTGAGGATGCCGCTCAGGAGGAGGAGCCCCTGCGGCTTCAGGGCCCGGGCGAAGACGGGGGCCTGGGTGATGAGGAGGTCGCTGAAGAGGTTGGCGCAGATGACGTCGTAGCGGACGGGGGGTTTCCACCGCTGGACGTCGACCTCGGCCCAGGCGATGGCGGCCTTGGCGAAGTTGCGGCGCTCGTTGGCCTTGGCGGTCTTGATCGCCTGGGGATCGTAATCGAAGGCGTCGACCTGGACGGCGCCGAGGACGCGCATGGCGAGGGCGAGGATGCCGCTGCCGGTCCCGGCGTCGAGGACGCGGAGGCCCTGCCACGAGTCGCGGGGGCGGGCGGCGAGTTCCCGGAGGATCATCCCCGTGGTGGCGTGCTGGCCGGTGCCGAAGGCGAGCCCGGCGGGGATGCGGAGGAGGGCGGGGCCCGACGGGTCTTGGGGTGCCTTGGGCGGCTTCGCGTCGGTTTCCTCGGGGAGGATGACGAGGTTCTTGCCGAATTTCATCGGCTTCGTCTCGGTCGCCTTGGCGAGCCAGGCGGCGACGGGAAGCTTCCGCAGGCGGCCGCCGAAGTGGCGGACGAGTTTCTTCCCCTCGGCCTCGGTCTTCGGCCACGCCTCGAGGCGGGCGAGGCGGCCGCCGGGCTTCTCGACGACGGTGAGGCGGTCGGCCCCGACGAAGGCGAGGCGCTCGA from Verrucomicrobium sp. GAS474 encodes the following:
- a CDS encoding 50S ribosomal protein L11 methyltransferase encodes the protein MSSTPPPPLPSAHWVWTRPVSPKWIDAWLERLAFVGADRLTVVEKPGGRLARLEAWPKTEAEGKKLVRHFGGRLRKLPVAAWLAKATETKPMKFGKNLVILPEETDAKPPKAPQDPSGPALLRIPAGLAFGTGQHATTGMILRELAARPRDSWQGLRVLDAGTGSGILALAMRVLGAVQVDAFDYDPQAIKTAKANERRNFAKAAIAWAEVDVQRWKPPVRYDVICANLFSDLLITQAPVFARALKPQGLLLLSGILKDQVADVEKAFAKAGFRLDQKKAKGKWNMLRWTRAKAK